In the genome of Bacillus sp. S3, one region contains:
- a CDS encoding HAD hydrolase-like protein, translated as MSLSLIFDMDGTLFQTDKILALSLEETFEHLRFLNLWEGETPIGKYREIMGVPLPVVWETLLPNHSNEIRERTNEIFHEKSIANINAGHGSLYPNVTEVLSYLRENNFSLYIASNGQIEYLNAIVKYYKLDNWVTEVFSIQQIDTLNKADLIRTIITKYDIEQGAVVGDRLSDINGAKSNGLIAIGCNFDFAKEDELAQADITIDNFLELKTAVVK; from the coding sequence ATGTCGTTATCATTGATATTTGACATGGATGGTACCCTGTTTCAAACAGATAAGATTTTAGCGTTATCCCTTGAAGAAACGTTTGAGCATTTGAGGTTTTTGAACTTATGGGAGGGGGAAACGCCAATCGGAAAGTATCGTGAAATTATGGGCGTCCCTCTGCCAGTCGTGTGGGAAACGTTATTACCAAACCATTCAAATGAGATTCGTGAACGAACCAATGAAATTTTTCATGAAAAATCAATCGCGAATATTAACGCCGGTCATGGTTCTTTATATCCGAATGTGACAGAAGTTCTTAGCTATCTAAGAGAAAATAACTTCTCCCTTTACATAGCAAGTAATGGGCAAATTGAATACTTGAATGCTATTGTGAAATATTACAAGTTGGATAATTGGGTAACAGAAGTTTTCAGCATCCAACAAATAGACACGCTCAATAAAGCGGATCTAATCCGTACGATCATAACCAAATATGATATTGAACAGGGCGCGGTGGTTGGCGACCGATTATCAGATATTAACGGGGCAAAAAGCAATGGATTGATTGCGATTGGCTGTAATTTTGATTTTGCCAAAGAAGATGAACTTGCTCAAGCAGATATAACGATCGACAACTTTCTTGAATTAAAAACTGCTGTAGTAAAATGA
- the fba gene encoding class II fructose-1,6-bisphosphate aldolase — protein sequence MKEMLLKAKQEKYAVAQININNFQWAEAILEAAQEEQSPVIVASSDRLVDYLGGFKTIATMINSIIEEKNITVPVALHLDHGNSVERCKEAIDAGYTSVMIDGSHHPIDKNIEMTKQVTEYARLHGVSVEAEVGTVGGNEDGLIGGIQYANPEECVRIVKETGIDALAAALGSVHGPYQGEPKLGFAEMKEISGLTNVPLVLHGGSGIPNYQIQQAIELGHAKINVNTECLQAWAKAVREVLDKDKEIYDARTILSPGKEAVKQTVKAKLNEFKSSNKA from the coding sequence ATGAAAGAAATGCTGTTAAAGGCGAAACAAGAAAAATATGCAGTTGCGCAAATCAATATTAATAATTTTCAATGGGCTGAAGCGATCTTAGAAGCAGCCCAAGAAGAACAATCTCCTGTTATTGTAGCATCCTCTGATAGACTTGTGGATTACTTAGGTGGATTTAAAACGATTGCAACAATGATTAATAGTATTATAGAAGAAAAGAATATTACCGTACCAGTCGCTTTACACCTGGACCATGGCAATAGTGTGGAACGCTGTAAAGAGGCGATTGATGCGGGATATACTTCCGTCATGATTGACGGCTCCCATCATCCAATTGATAAAAATATTGAAATGACCAAGCAAGTCACTGAATATGCAAGACTTCATGGTGTTTCGGTTGAAGCAGAAGTTGGAACCGTAGGCGGTAATGAAGACGGACTTATTGGCGGTATTCAATATGCGAATCCAGAGGAATGTGTACGGATTGTAAAAGAAACAGGAATTGATGCATTAGCAGCAGCTCTTGGTTCTGTTCATGGTCCCTACCAAGGTGAACCGAAGTTAGGATTCGCTGAAATGAAGGAGATTTCAGGGTTGACCAATGTGCCGCTTGTGTTACACGGCGGATCAGGTATTCCGAATTATCAAATCCAACAGGCAATCGAACTTGGTCATGCGAAGATTAACGTGAATACAGAATGTTTGCAAGCCTGGGCTAAAGCTGTTCGTGAAGTATTGGATAAGGACAAAGAAATATACGACGCACGTACCATCCTTTCTCCAGGTAAAGAAGCGGTAAAGCAAACAGTAAAAGCCAAACTGAATGAATTCAAATCAAGTAATAAAGCGTAA
- the iolD gene encoding 3D-(3,5/4)-trihydroxycyclohexane-1,2-dione acylhydrolase (decyclizing) — MGKIRLTTAQALIKFLNQQYIHVDGEEFPFVEGIFTIFGHGNVLGIGQALEQDPGRLKVFQGKNEQGMALAAMAYSKQMLRQKIYAVTTSVGPGAANLVTAAATALANNIPMLLLPGDTFATRQPDPVLQQVEQEYSLAVTTNDALKPVSRYWDRITRPEQLMSSLIRAFEVMTDPGKAGPVTIALAQDVEGEAYDYDEKFFEKRVHYLDRKAPVERELKGAAELIKASKRPLILVGGGAKYSGARDILAALSEKHNIPLVETQAGKATVESTFKNNLGGMGVTGTLAANKAARQADLVIGIGTRYTDFATSSKTAFDFDHAEFLNINVSRMQAYKLDAFQVVADAKTALEQLAPLLEGYESAFGETIAELKQEWNAERDRLSKVTFTRENFEPEIRSHFTQEILNEYADALNTELAQTTALIAVNDTIDPDSTIVTSAGSLPGDVQRIWNPTVSNTYNVEYGYSCMGYEVSGALGVKLANPDKEVYSLVGDGSFLMLHSELITAIQYGQKINVVLFDNSGFGCINNLQMGNGMGTYFTEFRTHNNTILNVDYAKVAEGYGAKTYRVNTVEQLKAALEDAKKQEVSTLIEIKVLPKTMTEGYDSWWNVGVAEVANKESIQKAYELRKQKLETAKQY; from the coding sequence ATGGGGAAAATAAGATTAACCACCGCACAAGCCTTAATCAAATTTTTGAATCAGCAATATATCCATGTTGACGGTGAAGAATTTCCGTTCGTTGAAGGTATCTTTACTATATTCGGTCACGGAAATGTATTAGGAATTGGGCAGGCTTTGGAACAGGATCCAGGTCGCTTAAAGGTCTTCCAAGGTAAAAACGAACAAGGAATGGCCCTGGCTGCGATGGCGTACAGCAAACAAATGCTTCGTCAAAAAATCTATGCTGTCACAACATCTGTAGGGCCTGGTGCTGCTAATCTAGTTACGGCTGCAGCAACAGCGCTGGCAAATAATATTCCTATGTTGCTTTTACCAGGGGATACATTTGCAACGAGACAGCCCGATCCAGTATTGCAGCAAGTGGAGCAGGAATACAGCTTAGCGGTTACAACGAATGATGCCTTAAAACCTGTCTCCAGATATTGGGATCGTATTACCCGTCCTGAGCAGTTAATGTCAAGTCTTATTCGTGCCTTTGAAGTGATGACAGACCCGGGGAAAGCTGGCCCTGTAACGATTGCCCTTGCACAGGATGTTGAAGGGGAAGCATATGATTACGATGAGAAATTCTTTGAAAAGCGCGTCCACTATTTAGACCGAAAAGCACCGGTTGAGCGTGAACTAAAAGGTGCAGCTGAGCTGATCAAAGCAAGCAAAAGGCCACTAATCCTAGTAGGCGGCGGGGCTAAATATTCAGGAGCACGCGACATCTTAGCGGCTCTATCTGAAAAACATAATATTCCATTAGTAGAAACTCAAGCAGGTAAAGCAACGGTAGAATCTACTTTTAAAAATAACTTAGGCGGTATGGGTGTTACTGGTACGCTGGCAGCAAATAAAGCAGCCCGTCAGGCAGACCTCGTGATCGGAATCGGTACCCGTTATACAGATTTCGCCACTTCCTCTAAAACAGCATTTGACTTTGATCATGCTGAGTTCTTAAATATTAACGTCAGCCGCATGCAGGCATATAAATTGGATGCCTTCCAGGTTGTGGCAGATGCGAAAACGGCATTAGAGCAATTGGCACCGTTATTAGAAGGATATGAAAGTGCATTTGGCGAAACAATTGCTGAATTGAAGCAGGAGTGGAACGCTGAACGCGACCGCTTAAGTAAAGTAACCTTTACCCGTGAAAACTTCGAACCGGAAATTAGAAGCCACTTCACACAGGAAATTCTTAATGAATATGCCGATGCATTAAACACGGAATTGGCGCAAACGACAGCGCTAATCGCTGTAAATGATACGATTGATCCAGACAGTACGATTGTTACTTCTGCCGGGTCGCTTCCTGGTGATGTACAGCGTATCTGGAATCCAACGGTTTCGAATACGTATAACGTAGAATACGGTTATTCCTGTATGGGATATGAAGTATCAGGTGCGCTGGGAGTTAAATTAGCTAACCCAGATAAGGAAGTATATTCTCTTGTCGGTGACGGGTCGTTCTTAATGCTGCACTCTGAGCTGATCACAGCGATTCAATATGGCCAAAAAATCAATGTTGTGTTGTTTGATAACTCTGGTTTCGGCTGCATTAATAACCTGCAAATGGGCAACGGTATGGGAACGTATTTCACGGAGTTCAGAACACATAACAATACCATTCTAAATGTTGATTATGCAAAGGTAGCAGAGGGGTATGGTGCGAAAACATACCGTGTAAATACCGTGGAACAATTGAAAGCCGCTTTAGAGGATGCGAAAAAGCAGGAAGTTTCAACTCTAATCGAGATTAAGGTACTGCCAAAAACCATGACAGAAGGCTATGACAGCTGGTGGAATGTTGGAGTGGCAGAAGTAGCCAATAAAGAAAGCATCCAAAAGGCATATGAATTAAGAAAGCAAAAATTAGAAACAGCAAAACAATACTAA